The following DNA comes from Oceanococcus atlanticus.
CCAGTGGACCACCGCTTCGTACTGCAGCATCTGCCACACCACGAACAGCGAACCGACAGCCCCGAGGTAGATCAGCCATTCGCGCGACAACGGCCCGAATACTTTCTCGGCCAGCATCTTCGGATCGTGCGGCTCGGCGTGCCCGTGCAGGTACTTCTGTCCGCCAAGGAAGGTGATCAACCCCAACACCATGCCCACGCCGGCGGCGCCGAAGCCCCATGACCAGCCGTAGGTCTCCCCTAGGTAGCCGCACAGCAAGGTCGCGGTGAAGGCGCCGATATTGATGCCCATGTAGAAAATCGTGAACCCGGCATCACGGCGTGGGTCGCCATCGGCATACAGACGCCCGACGATGGTCGAGATATTGGGCTTGAGAAAACACACGCCGACGGAAATCAAGGCCAGCGAAAAGTAGAACACCTGCAGGGCCGCGGTATCACGCACGATCTGGCCGTCGATGACCGACGCCTGGTGCCCTTCCACGGCCATCCCCAGATGGCCCAGACACAACAGTATGGCCCCGAAAGTAACGGCCTTGCGCATGCCCAGATAGCGGTCGGCCAGCATCCCGCCGATCACCGGCAGGGCGTAGGCCAGGGCCGCGTAGGAGGCGAGGACGCCAAGGCCCATCTCATCGGTGAACAAGTGGTATTTGGTCAGGTACAGCAGAAGCAGATACTTCATGCCGTAGAACGAGAAGCGCTCCCACAATTCGGTCGCGAAACAGATAAGCAGGCCCCGGGGATGCCCGAAGAAGGCGCGGTCTGGTGTCGTGGTGGACATGTTTTCCTCACGCCGGACGTCGCCCTCCCCCAATGCGATGGCCTGTACCGTCCGGGTTTGATCAGCGTCCGAGTATAGCCATCGCCCGCGCGCACGAACAAGGCATTAAACACAACTGCACGGAAGTTTTTGCGCAAACGTCGCGCAATAAAAAAGGCCACAAGTTGCGATCAGCACTTGTGGCCCCAACCGGGTACTCGTGGTCCCGGATCTCCCCCAAACACACCTCGGCGGGTGCTCGAAACCCGGATCGTGGCCGGGCTCCAGAATCGGTCAGAACTTCAGTGGAACGTGTGCGGCTGTGCGATCAGCCCCAGGCTCAATGCGCCTGGCCCCATATTGACGCCGGCGGTCACACTCATGACCGATGCCAGCAATTCCACCCCGGCCTCCTGACAGGCCGCCGATAGTTGATCATAACCGGGCAGCGCACGCAAGTCCTTCATTTCTCCGGCAAAACTGACCGAAAGGTAAGGAGCCATCAATCCCTGCTCGATTTTCCGCACGGCATACGCAAAAAGCTTGCGTGCAGCGGGCTCGAAGCCGCGCACCTTGTCGACCGGCTTGGTCTCGTCGCCGTAGCCGCACAGAATCGGTTTGATATCCAGCGCCGAGCCCAGCGCCGCGCTCAGCAAAGACACGCTGCGATCGCCCTTGAGTCGGGCTCGCGCACGCAGATAGTAAAGATCGGTGGGAATGGCATAGGCGCGGGTGCAGTTCACCAGCGTCTCGATGCGCTTGCGAATGTCGTTCGGGTCCATACCGTCGGCAATCATGCGCACGGTTTCGGCCGCCAGCACACCCTGCCCGGCAAACAGCGTCCCGGTGTTGATCACACGCAAGGCGAACGGCCCCTGCACACCGGCCGCTCGGCGCGGTTCGTGATATTGCGACAGAATGGAGAACGACGCTTTGGTGGCATTCTCGAAAATCGGACTGCGGGAGCGCATCACGGTCTGACAGAACACGAAATCAAACTCGCTGACCAGTCGCTCCAGAAACAGCGCATTGATCTGCTCAGTGGTGTACGGCACCGATTCGGCATCGTGGGCCTTGTCACCGATCTGGCTGCGGTAGAACGCCAGCGCGGCCTGCTCGCTGCGCTGATCGATCAGCTGATCATCACCCAGACGAATGCTGACCGGCAAAATCTCGATGCGGTGCTGGCGCACGAAGTCCTCGGGCAAATCACAGCTGGCATCGACCACCAGCCCCACGCGTGATGCCATCAATGCACCGCCGCATCGTCGGATGGCGGCGTGAACAACGCGTCGGCGCGGGCGGCATCAAAACGATATTCCTGACCGCAGAATCCGCATTCGACGCTGACGCTACCCTGCTCTTCGACGATGGAACGAACTTCATCCTGGCCCAGACCGACCAGCATGCGCGAAACACTGGATTCATTGCACGGGCAATGTATGCGCACCGTCTGCGGCTGCTCGCTGACACGCAAATCCATACCCAGCATGACCGACAGCCACTCACCGGGCTCGTCCGGCAGCATGTCCACGGCCATGGCATCCATGGCGGCCTGCCAGTCAACATCCTCGGCCTCTCCCTGGTCCGGAACGGCCTGCAGCATCAGGCCCTGCGCACCATGTTCATCAGCGCACAGAATCAAGCGGGTCTCAACCTGCTCCGACTGGTGGAAATAGCGTCGCAACCAGGCCGCCGGATCATCGCCGTCCAGGGCCACGATGCCCTGGTATTTTTCATTGCTGTTTTCCGGCTCCAGGGTCACCACCAGCTGCCCGCTGAGCGCGCCGAGGTCAAAACTGGGTGCATCGCTCTTGATCAGCCCACGCAAGGCGCCGTCGGTGCCCGCCTGGGCGGTCAGTAACTTGACCTCACCGGCCTGACTGATCTGCAGGCTCATGCGCGCCGGGTTTTTCAAATGGGTGGCCAGCAGCGGCATGGCCACCATGACCTGCCCCAGCAAGCCGGCCTGATCGGCACTGTAGGCACGGCTGGCGACCAGCTCGGCCCAGTCGTCACCCAGGCTGACAAACGCGCCACGCACCGGCTGATCCGGCAGGCTCAGCGACCACAGACGTCCCTTCACAGCTTGGACTTGAGCAGACGATTGACTTCACCGGGATTGGCCTTGCCCTTGGACAGCTTCATGACCTGCCCGACAAAGTAGCCAAAGACCTTGTCCTTGCCACTGCGATATTGCTCGACCTGCGCCGGGCTGTCGGCAATCACCTGATCAACCAACGTCTCGATCGCACCGCTGTCGGTGATCTGCTTGAGCCCGCGCGCTTCGATCACGCTGTCGGCATCACCTTCGCCAGCCCACATGGCGGCGAACACATCCTTGGCGATCTTGCCGGAGACGGTGTTGTCGAGCACCCGCTTGAGCAGTCCGGCCAGCGCATCCGGCGTCACCGCCGAGGCCGCGACATCCAGGTTGTGCTCATTCAGACTCGCGGTCAGTTCGCCCAGACACCAATTGGCCGCCAGTTTGGCGTTGTCTTCACCCAGTGCGGCAACCAACGCCTCGAAGTAGGCTGCCAGATCGCGCTCGGCGACCAGTGCATCGGCATCGTAGGCGGGCAGACCGAAGCTCGCCATGAAGCGCGTGCGGCGCGCCTCGGGCAGCTCCGGCAAGGCATCGCGAATGCTGCTGACAAACGCGCCATCGCACACCACCGGCAACAGATCAGGATCGGGGAAGTAGCGATAGTCCATCGCTTCTTCCTTGCTGCGCATGGTCCGGGTTTCGCCTTTGTCCGGATCGAACAGACGGGTTTCCTGATCCACGCTGCCACCGCTTTCGAGCACGTCGATCTGACGCTCTATCTCGAACTCGATGGCCTTCTCGACGAAACGGAAGGAGTTCAGGTTCTTAGTTTCGGTACGCGTGCCGAGCTCTTCCTGCCCCACCGGCCGCACCGAGACATTGGCATCGCAGCGGAAGGAGCCTTCCTGCATGTTGCCGTCACAAATCTCCAGGTAGCGCACCAGCGAATGCAACTTCTTGAGATAGGCCACCGCCTCGCCAGCGGAGCGCAGATCCGGCTCGCTGACCACCTCGATCAAGGGCGTGCCGGCGCGGTTCAGGTCAATGCCTGAGGCCGCTTCAAAACCTTCGTGCACCGACTTGCCCGCGTCCTCTTCGAGGTGGGCACGCAGAATACGGATACGCTTGCTGGTCTCGCCACCGTCCGTGCTGATGTCGAGATGGCCATGCGCCACGATCGGCAGCTCGTACTGCGAGATCTGGTAGCCCTTGGGCAGATCCGGGTAGAAATAATGCTTGCGCGCGAACACGCAGCGCTCGGCAATCTGGGCACCCACCGCCAGGCCGAACTTGACCGCCATCTCCACCGCTTGCTGATTGAGCACCGGCAGCACGCCCGGGAAGCCCAGGTCGATCGCACAGGCCTGGCGATTGGCTTCGGCCCCATAGGTGGTGGCCGCACCGGAAAAAATCTTGCTCTGGGTCTTGAGCTGAACATGCACTTCCAGCCCGATCACCACTTCCCAACCGGGATAACTCATTGGGCCACCTCCGCGCGCTGCAGATGCCAATCGGTGGCTTGCTGGTAGGCATGGGTGGCCGCCAGCAGGCGCCCCTCGGCGAACTGCGGGCCGATCAGCTGCATCCCGACCGGCAGCCCTTCGACCATACCGCACGGTGCTGACAAGGCGGGCAGACCAGCCAGATTGGCCGAGACGGTGTAAATGTCATCCAGATACATGGTCACCGGATCGTTGTTCTTCTCACCCAGCTTGTAAGCTGGCGTCGGGGTGGTCGGCCCGATGATCAGATCCACATTGGCAAAGGCGCGCTCGAAATCGGCGGCGATCAGCTGCCGCACCTTCTGCGCCTGAAGGTAGTAGGCGTCGTAATAGCCATGCGACAGCACATAAGCGCCGATCATGATGCGGCGCTGCACCTCACGCCCAAAGCCCTCGCCACGCGAACGGCTGTACAGGTCTTTCAGGTTGGCCGGGCTGTCCGCACGGTGGCCATAACGCACGCCGTCAAAGCGGGCCAGATTGGACGAGGCTTCGGCCGGCGCCACCACATAGTAGGTCGGCACCGACAGCCCCACATTGGGCAGGCTGATGTCGACGATCTCGGCCCCGAGCTGACGATACTGCTCAATCGCCGCGTCCACTGCAGCGCCGGTGGCCGCATCCAGCCCGGCCGCAAAAAATTCGCGCGGACGCCCGATCTTGATACCGGCCAGAGGCTGCGCCAGCTCGGCCAGATAATCCGGCACATCCTGCTGCGCAGAGGTTGAATCCTTGGGATCAAAGCCGGCCATGGCCCCCAGCATCAGGGCCAGGTCTTCGGCGCTGCGCGCAAAGCCACCCGCCTGATCCAGGCTCGAGGCGAAAGCCACGATGCCCCAGCGCGAGCAGCGTCCGTAGGTCGGCTTCAGCCCGGTCAGACCGGTCAGCGCTGCGGGCTGACGCACCGAGCCACCGGTGTCCGTGCCGGTCGCCAGCGGTGCGAATCCAGCCGCCACAGCCGCGGCAGAGCCGCCGGACGAGCCGCCGGCAATACGCTCGGCGTCCCACGGGTTGCGGCTGGCGCCGTAGTAACTGGTTTCGTTGGACGAGCCCATGGCGAATTCGTCCATATTGGCTTTGCCCAGGCTGACCACGCCGGCCTGCTTGAGCTTGGCCACCACCGTGGCATCGAACGGCGCCACGAAGTTGTCGAGCATGCGCGATGCGCACGTGGTGCGAACACCTTCGGTCAGAAAGATGTCCTTGTGCACCAGTGGAATACCGGTCAGCGCACCCGCGGTGCCGTCGGCCAGCGCCGCATCGGCCCGGCGCGCATCATCCAGCGCCTCGTTTTCGGTGCAGGTGATCAGAGCATTGATGTGCCCGTCATGCGCCTTGATGCGGGCCAGGAAATGCTCGGCCAGCTCAACTGCCGAATAGGATTTGTCGCGCAGCCCCTGAGCGAGCTCGCTGACACTTAATGTATGCAATGCGTTTGTCACGATGGCTTACTCAATCACCCGGGGCACCAGGTAATGCCCGCCCTCAGCTTGCGGCGCCAGGGCCTGAAACGCCTCCCGGTCCGGTTTTTCGGTCACCGCATCCGCACGCAGACGCTGCACCATATTGAGCGGGTGAGCCATCGGCTCGACGCCCTCGGTGTTGGCAGATTGCAGCTGGTCGACCATATTCAGAATGCTCGACAATTCTTGGGCGTAAACCGGCAGTTCAGCGTCATCGACAGCCAAACGGGCCAACTCGGCCACGCGGCGCACCTGGTCGGCGTCCAGACTCATGGATATCCTCGGGTAAAGCCAATCGCAACGGGGGCGCGGAAATTACCATAATACGTGTCCTTGCCCAAAACCCATGGCATTGCTACATTTCCTCGCTTACCAGCTCAGCCCCGATTCCCGCCCTCGCGGAAGATTTTCCTTATGATCAATCAGTTACGCGGTCTGTTTGTCAACGACCTGTCCATCGACTTGGGTACGGCAAACACACTGATCTACGTGCGCGGCGAAGGTATCGTCCTCAACGAGCCCTCGGTTGTCGCGATACGGACTGATTCGCGCGGCGGCAAACGTATCGAGGCGGTCGGCCTGGACGCCAAGCGCATGCTTGGCCGCACGCCCAACAACATCTCCACCATTCGCCCGATGAAAGACGGCGTGATCGCCGATTTCACGGTGACGGAGAAGATGCTGCAGCACTTCATTCGCAAAGTGCATTCGCAGCGGCTGTTCCGCCCGCTGACCCGCGTCATCATCTGCGTACCCTACGGCTCAACCCAGGTTGAACGCCGCGCCATTCGTGAATCCGCAGCCAATGCCGGTGCGCGCAAGGTTCAGCTGATAGATGAACCGGTTGCGGCGGCCATCGGCGCCGGCATTCCGGTTGGCGAAGCGCGCGGCTCCATGGTCCTGGACATCGGTGGCGGCACCTCGGAAGTTGCGGTGCTGTCGCTCAACGGCATCGTCTATGCCGAATCCGTACGCATCGGCGGCGACCGTTTCGACGAAGCCATCGTCAGCTACGTGCGCCGGCAGTACAACATGCTGATCGGCGAAACCACGGCCGAGCGCATCAAGCAGGAAATCGGCACCGCCTTCCCGGGCCACGAAGTGCAGGAAATCGACGTGGTGGGGCGCCATATGTCGGCCGGCGTGCCGCGCAGCTTCACCCTCAATTCCAACGAAATTCTCGACGCCCTGCAGGAACCGCTGGCGCAGATCGTCGCGGCCTGCAAGGTGGCCCTGGAGTCGACCCCGCCGGAACTGGGTTCGGATGTCGCCGACCGCGGCATCGTGCTGACGGGTGGTGGTGCCCTGCTGCGCGATCTGGACAAGCTGATTTCCGAAGAAACCGGCCTGCCAGTGATCATCGCCGACGATCCGCTGACCTGTGTGGCCCGCGGCGGTGGTGCTCTACTGGAAATGGAAAACGAGAAAGCGACCAGTTTCATTCTGGATTAGCGCGACCCTCTGTTTGTCCCTTGGCGTCAGTCGGCCTATCGAATGACGCACATCTTTAGAATGCAAACATCGGCCCACGGATTTTTTCCAAGAATTCAGGGGCTTGGATCTGTTCGCCCGGAGTAACGCGCGACCATTTTAAGAAGCTGCATTGCGTTTGCCGTATAAACCTTTGCTGCGCAAGCATTTTTGTCTATGCTTTGGTCATGTAGTTTGTGGGGCCGCAGACCCGTGGAGGAGAATCGGTGAGCGCTTACCAGTTTGACGACGATGCCCGGCCGATTTTTTCGCGCGGGCCGCTGCTCGTTCTCAAGCTGGCCGTGCTACTGGGCTGCTCGGCCGCATTGATGTACTACGATCGGGTCGCGCAGGATCAGGAACTTGCCCCGTTACGCGACACGATTGCCGTAGCCCTGACCCCGGTATTCTGGATCAGCGACATACCGCGCCAGGTCAGCAACATGCGCGAGCACCTGCACAGCCGCGAGCGCTTGATCTCCGACAACGACGATTTGCGCCACGAACACCTACGGCTGAACGCACGCCTGCAGAAACTGCTATCGCTCGAAGCCGAAAACCACCGCATCCGGGCCCTGCTCGACTCCTCCCGTCAGATCCACGAAGCCGTGATGATCGGCGAGATTCAGTCAACCAGCCTGGATCCCTACCAGCAGCGCCTGCGTATCAATCGCGGCAAACAGGATGGCGTCATTGAGGGGCAGGCCCTGATTGATGCGCATGGCATCCTCGGCCAGGTCATTGAAGTCACCCCCTACGCCTCCACAGCCGTGCTCATCACGGACCAGAGCCAGGGCGTACCCGTTCAGGTCAACCGTAACGGCCTGCGCACCGTTGCCCACGGCAATGGCAGCCCCAAGCTCAATCTACCGTTCCTGCCCGCCAACTCCGACATTCAGGTCGGCGATATGCTGGTCAGCTCCGGCCTCGGCGGCCGTTATCCGGTGGGTTACCCGGTTGCGATTGTGGAGAAGATCGAGCATCACCCGGGCGAACATTTCCTGGAGATCGTCGCGGTTCCGGCCGCGCGCATTCCGAACGGCCGCGAAGTGCTGCTGGTTCGTGATGATGTGCCGGCACCAAGCACGGCGCAGATGATCGACCCCGAGGCCAAGCCAGGCCGCGTAGCCACCGCGGACTAGGCGCCTTTGATGGTACGCGCCGGCTGGCTGGGCAGTCTTGTGGCACTGTCCTTGGCTTTGATTTTGACCGCACTGCCCTTGCCCGACGGACTGGCCATTGCACGCCCAGCCGCCGTGCCGCTGGTGCTGGTATGGCTGTGCATTCATATGCCGTCACGTTTCGGCATTGTGTGGGCGTGGTGTCTTGGCTTGATTCTCGATGTGGTCCATTCGACCAGCTTGGGTCAACATGCCGTTGCGTTGACCTTGCTCAGCTATATCGTGATCAAGTTGCGCGGCAGCCTGCACCTGTTGCCAGCGTGGCAGCAGGCCTTGGTGTTGATACCGGCCTGGGCCGGCTATCAGGGATTGCTGCTGTGGCTGGATGGCTTTGTGGGGCAGTCGATTGATCCGTTGTGGCGTTGGTTGCCGGTGATCAGCACCAGTTTGTGCTGGCTGCCGCTGAGCGCCATTTTTGCGCTGGCCGACCGGCCACAGCATCATGAGGCTTGAGCGCCGTTTGTCCTGACTCGCTCAACTCGAGTTTGTCTGCACGGGAACATTGCTAACCCACATGGCTGGCACCGCCTTTAAAAATACGTGGCAGGAAAAACGTGCGTTCAGCAACCGCGTGGCGGTGGCCAGTGCATTCGTCCTGCTGTTGCTCGGGGTTCTGGTTTATCGCCTGGTCCAGTTGCAGTCGGTGCAGCATGAGTACTTTGTAACCCGCTCGGACGAAAACCGTATGCGGGTGCATCCTGTGGTGGGTGTTCGCGGCCTGATTTTCGATCGCAATGGCGTGGTGCTGGCCGAAAATCTGCCCGCCTACCGCCTCGAAATCACCCCTGAGCAAAGCCCGGATCTGACCGACACCGTCGACCGGCTGGGGCAGCTCGTTTCCATCACCGAGCGCGAGCGCGAACGGTTTTTCGCCCGCGTGCAAGCATCTGCGTCATTCGATCAGATCCCCTTGAAACTGAATCTGGATGGCGACGACCTGGCCCGATTCGAGGTCAATCGGCGGCAATTTCCGGGCGTCAACGTACGCGCCGGGCTGACCCGTCACTATCCCTTGGGCGAGGTCACGGCGCACATCGTGGGTTACGTTGGTGGCATTACTGCCAGCGACTTGGAACGAGTCAATCCCGAGCGCTATCGCGGCGCGTCTTATATTGGAAAAACCGGTATCGAGCGTCAGTACGAACCACTGCTGCACGGTGACCCTGGCAGCCAGTTGATCGAGGCCGATGCGCTGGGGCGGCGCCTGCGTCAACTCGACTACACCCACCCCACGCCGGGCAAGACCCTGTACCTGACGCTGGATGCACGTCTGCAGCAGGCCGCCAAATCTGCGTTCGAAGGCCGCAACGGCGCCGCGGTGGCGCTGGATGTGAACACCGGCGAAATCCTCGCCATGGTCTCCGTGCCCAGCTATGAACCGGGCGATTTCATCGACGGCATCAGCCACAAGCGCTATGCCGAACTGACCCAGGACACGTCGCGCCCTCTGTTCCACCGCGCCATTCAAGGGCAGTACCCTCCCGGCTCGACCATCAAGCCGATCATGGCCCTGGCGGGTCTGGAAAGCGGCGTGTTCAACCGCCGTTCACGGGTGCATTGCCCAGGCTACTACCAGCTGCCCGACAGTACGCGACGCCACCGCGACTGGAAACGTCGCGGGCATGGCACTGTCGATACCCACGAGGCCATTGCCCAATCCTGCGATGTGTACTTCTACGATTTGGCCCATCGTCTGGAAATTGATCGCATTCATGACTTTCTCGAACAGTTCGGCCTGGGTTCGCGCACCGGGGTCGATATCCCCAATGAAACCACAGGCCTGCTGCCCTCACGCGAATGGAAACGGCGCGTGCGCGCGGAGAACTGGTACCCCGGTGAAACCCTCAACATTGGCATTGGGCAAGGCTTCATGCTGACCACTCCGCTGCAACTGGCTGAAGCCACCGCGCGCGTGGCCACGCGTGGCGCCGGCGCGCGCCCCCACCTGCTGCGCCAGATCAAGGACAACAGCAACGGCCAGCTTCAGGCCATGGCGATCGAACCACTGCCCCGGATCAAGCTGCAAGATGCTTCGCACTGGGACGAAATTCACGACGCCATGGTGGCGGTGGTGCACGGCCCGACCGGCACCGCGCGAAGGATTGGAGCCGACGCGGCTTACCGCATCGCCGGTAAAACCGGTACGGCACAGGTTGCCGGCCTGGCCCAGGAGGATGACGAAGCACCGCAGCTGACCGACGTGCCCTACCATCTGCGTGACCACGCCCTGTTCGTGGCCTACGCCCCCGCCGACAACCCTCAAGTTGCTGTGGCCGTAATCGCCGAACACAGCGGCAGCGGCGGCGCGATTGCCTCGCCCATTGCCCGGCGTATCCTCGACGTGGCGCTGGGCCATGACAACAGCCCTGACGTGTTGCCGGAACAGCCATGAATCTCGAAAGCAACAACGCGGCTTACAGCGGCTGGACAAGGCTGCACCTTGACGGTCCGCTGCTGGCCCTGCTGGCTTTGTTGACCGCCATTGGTCTGTTCACTGTGTACAGTGCAACTGGCCAGGACATCAACATGGTCATCGCTCAGGCCAAACGTATTGCACTGGGCCTGGTCGCGCTTATTGTGGTCGCCCAATGCCCTCCGGAATGGTTCCGCACACTCACGCCCTGGGCCTATCTGGCCGGCACCATCATGCTGATTGCCGTGCTGGTACTGGGCGACACCTCAAAAGGGGCACAGCGTTGGCTCGACCTTGGGTTTGTGCGTTTCCAACCGTCCGAACTGATGAAGTTCGCAGTTCCGCTGATGGTCGCCACATTTCTGCATGAGCGCCGCCTGCCGCCACGGCTGTTTGCGATAGCAACCAGCGCCGCCATCATCGCCGTGCCAACTGTGCTTATCGCCCAGCAGCCTGATTTGGGCACCGCGCTCTTGGTGGTTAGCGCCGGCGGCTTCGCACTGTATTTCGCCGCGCTGCGTTGGCGCCTGATTCTGGGTGCAATCGCCCTGGCTGGAGCCGCCGCACCTTTGCTTTGGCATAACATGCACGACTATCAACGTCGCCGTGTCATGACCTTGCTCGACCCCGCATCGGACCCAACCGGCGCCGGCTATCACATCATTCAGTCCAAAATCGCAATTGGTTCCGGTGGCTGGGATGGCAAAGGCTGGCTGATGGGCACCCAAGCCCGTCTGGACTTTCTGCCTGAAGCCAACACCGACTTCATCTTCGCGGTGTTTGCCGAAGAGTTCGGCCTGATCGGTGTGCTCGGTCTGCTCACCGTTTATCTTCTGATCATTGCGCGTGGCCTGTACATCGCAACGCGCGCCCAAGACACCTTTTCGCGGCTGGTTGTCGGCAGTCTCAGCCTGACCTTTTTCATCTATCTTTTCGTCAATATTGGTATGGTCATCGGCCTGCTCCCGGTTGTTGGTGTTCCGCTACCGCTGGTGAGTTACGGGGGCACGTCCATGGTCAGTTTGCTGGCCAGCTTCGGCCTGATCATGTCCATTCACACCCACCGGAAACTGCTCTCGTCATGATGCGCGTCACGTTTACTGTGCTTTCGCTTGTGCTCGCCCCGTGCGTGTTGGCGGATTACTCCAGCCACCCCAAAGCAGCCCAGCTGGCCGATGAACTTGCCGCCACCGGCGAGTACACCCGAGCCGAGGTGCTGGACGTTCTGCGCAAGGCCCAGCGCAACCCCAAACTGATCGAATCCGAGCGCAAAGCACCGGAACGCACACGCACTTGGCCGGAGTACCGCAGCATCTTCATGGATGGCTCACGCGTGGCCAATGGAGTGCGCTTTCTGCGCAAGCACTATCCGTCTCTAGCGCGCGCCAGCGCAGAGTACGGCGTACCCAAGCACGTGATTGCCGCGATCATCGGCGTGGAGACGCTGTATGGTGGTTACACAGGCCCTCATCCGGTCATCGACTCCCTGGCTACCCAGGGGTTTGACCACCCCACCCGAACGCCATTCTTCTTTAGCGAACTCAAAGAATATTTCTTGCTGTGCCGGGAAATGGGCTTCGACCCGCTGGCCCAAAAAGGCTCTTATGCCGGCGCCATGGGGCTGTCGCAGTTCATGCCCAGCAATTATCGCCGCCTCGGCCTGGACTATGACGGCGATGGCCGGGTCAACTTGTGGTCGCCTTCAGATGCGATTGGCAGCGTCGCCAACTACCTGAAGAACTTTCGCGGCACCAATACGGGCTGGCGTGCCGG
Coding sequences within:
- a CDS encoding DegV family protein; the encoded protein is MASRVGLVVDASCDLPEDFVRQHRIEILPVSIRLGDDQLIDQRSEQAALAFYRSQIGDKAHDAESVPYTTEQINALFLERLVSEFDFVFCQTVMRSRSPIFENATKASFSILSQYHEPRRAAGVQGPFALRVINTGTLFAGQGVLAAETVRMIADGMDPNDIRKRIETLVNCTRAYAIPTDLYYLRARARLKGDRSVSLLSAALGSALDIKPILCGYGDETKPVDKVRGFEPAARKLFAYAVRKIEQGLMAPYLSVSFAGEMKDLRALPGYDQLSAACQEAGVELLASVMSVTAGVNMGPGALSLGLIAQPHTFH
- the hslO gene encoding Hsp33 family molecular chaperone HslO; the protein is MKGRLWSLSLPDQPVRGAFVSLGDDWAELVASRAYSADQAGLLGQVMVAMPLLATHLKNPARMSLQISQAGEVKLLTAQAGTDGALRGLIKSDAPSFDLGALSGQLVVTLEPENSNEKYQGIVALDGDDPAAWLRRYFHQSEQVETRLILCADEHGAQGLMLQAVPDQGEAEDVDWQAAMDAMAVDMLPDEPGEWLSVMLGMDLRVSEQPQTVRIHCPCNESSVSRMLVGLGQDEVRSIVEEQGSVSVECGFCGQEYRFDAARADALFTPPSDDAAVH
- the gatB gene encoding Asp-tRNA(Asn)/Glu-tRNA(Gln) amidotransferase subunit GatB produces the protein MSYPGWEVVIGLEVHVQLKTQSKIFSGAATTYGAEANRQACAIDLGFPGVLPVLNQQAVEMAVKFGLAVGAQIAERCVFARKHYFYPDLPKGYQISQYELPIVAHGHLDISTDGGETSKRIRILRAHLEEDAGKSVHEGFEAASGIDLNRAGTPLIEVVSEPDLRSAGEAVAYLKKLHSLVRYLEICDGNMQEGSFRCDANVSVRPVGQEELGTRTETKNLNSFRFVEKAIEFEIERQIDVLESGGSVDQETRLFDPDKGETRTMRSKEEAMDYRYFPDPDLLPVVCDGAFVSSIRDALPELPEARRTRFMASFGLPAYDADALVAERDLAAYFEALVAALGEDNAKLAANWCLGELTASLNEHNLDVAASAVTPDALAGLLKRVLDNTVSGKIAKDVFAAMWAGEGDADSVIEARGLKQITDSGAIETLVDQVIADSPAQVEQYRSGKDKVFGYFVGQVMKLSKGKANPGEVNRLLKSKL
- the gatA gene encoding Asp-tRNA(Asn)/Glu-tRNA(Gln) amidotransferase subunit GatA; this encodes MHTLSVSELAQGLRDKSYSAVELAEHFLARIKAHDGHINALITCTENEALDDARRADAALADGTAGALTGIPLVHKDIFLTEGVRTTCASRMLDNFVAPFDATVVAKLKQAGVVSLGKANMDEFAMGSSNETSYYGASRNPWDAERIAGGSSGGSAAAVAAGFAPLATGTDTGGSVRQPAALTGLTGLKPTYGRCSRWGIVAFASSLDQAGGFARSAEDLALMLGAMAGFDPKDSTSAQQDVPDYLAELAQPLAGIKIGRPREFFAAGLDAATGAAVDAAIEQYRQLGAEIVDISLPNVGLSVPTYYVVAPAEASSNLARFDGVRYGHRADSPANLKDLYSRSRGEGFGREVQRRIMIGAYVLSHGYYDAYYLQAQKVRQLIAADFERAFANVDLIIGPTTPTPAYKLGEKNNDPVTMYLDDIYTVSANLAGLPALSAPCGMVEGLPVGMQLIGPQFAEGRLLAATHAYQQATDWHLQRAEVAQ
- the gatC gene encoding Asp-tRNA(Asn)/Glu-tRNA(Gln) amidotransferase subunit GatC, translated to MSLDADQVRRVAELARLAVDDAELPVYAQELSSILNMVDQLQSANTEGVEPMAHPLNMVQRLRADAVTEKPDREAFQALAPQAEGGHYLVPRVIE
- a CDS encoding rod shape-determining protein, yielding MINQLRGLFVNDLSIDLGTANTLIYVRGEGIVLNEPSVVAIRTDSRGGKRIEAVGLDAKRMLGRTPNNISTIRPMKDGVIADFTVTEKMLQHFIRKVHSQRLFRPLTRVIICVPYGSTQVERRAIRESAANAGARKVQLIDEPVAAAIGAGIPVGEARGSMVLDIGGGTSEVAVLSLNGIVYAESVRIGGDRFDEAIVSYVRRQYNMLIGETTAERIKQEIGTAFPGHEVQEIDVVGRHMSAGVPRSFTLNSNEILDALQEPLAQIVAACKVALESTPPELGSDVADRGIVLTGGGALLRDLDKLISEETGLPVIIADDPLTCVARGGGALLEMENEKATSFILD
- the mreC gene encoding rod shape-determining protein MreC, with protein sequence MSAYQFDDDARPIFSRGPLLVLKLAVLLGCSAALMYYDRVAQDQELAPLRDTIAVALTPVFWISDIPRQVSNMREHLHSRERLISDNDDLRHEHLRLNARLQKLLSLEAENHRIRALLDSSRQIHEAVMIGEIQSTSLDPYQQRLRINRGKQDGVIEGQALIDAHGILGQVIEVTPYASTAVLITDQSQGVPVQVNRNGLRTVAHGNGSPKLNLPFLPANSDIQVGDMLVSSGLGGRYPVGYPVAIVEKIEHHPGEHFLEIVAVPAARIPNGREVLLVRDDVPAPSTAQMIDPEAKPGRVATAD
- the mreD gene encoding rod shape-determining protein MreD; protein product: MVRAGWLGSLVALSLALILTALPLPDGLAIARPAAVPLVLVWLCIHMPSRFGIVWAWCLGLILDVVHSTSLGQHAVALTLLSYIVIKLRGSLHLLPAWQQALVLIPAWAGYQGLLLWLDGFVGQSIDPLWRWLPVISTSLCWLPLSAIFALADRPQHHEA